A genomic region of Pirellulales bacterium contains the following coding sequences:
- the ftsY gene encoding signal recognition particle-docking protein FtsY, protein MALFDRFKKSSAENTAAEKSVEPSQVEQLVPSKSDAPEDSPKRGFFARLKQGLSKTTQLLKTDIRDLFKSEGQFVDDTFLEKLKRALVHTDMGPQPANQIAEEIATQFRARVIHMRDALEVVKSKLKELIGQEESPLTMAVTGPTVIMVCGVNGSGKTTSIAKLTQLFRKQGKQVVLGAGDTFRAAAVEQLGIWADRLGAEVVKGPPGSDPASVAFSAVKQAIDTGADVCIVDTAGRLQTQQNLMAELTKIHRVIGKQIPDAPHDVLLVLDATAGQNGISQARGFSDAVKCTGIVLAKIDGTAKGGVIVPIRQQFGLPVKYVGVGESADDLGVFKPAEFVDAMFEGLDDEA, encoded by the coding sequence ATGGCACTCTTCGATCGCTTCAAAAAGTCGTCTGCTGAGAATACTGCTGCCGAAAAATCGGTCGAGCCGTCACAGGTCGAGCAACTCGTGCCCTCGAAGAGCGATGCGCCGGAGGATTCGCCGAAGCGCGGCTTTTTTGCCCGGCTGAAGCAAGGTCTGAGCAAGACCACGCAATTGCTCAAGACCGACATTCGCGACCTGTTCAAGAGCGAAGGGCAGTTCGTCGACGATACTTTTCTCGAAAAACTGAAACGGGCTTTGGTCCACACCGATATGGGGCCGCAGCCGGCCAATCAGATCGCCGAAGAAATCGCCACCCAGTTCCGCGCCCGTGTCATTCACATGCGTGATGCGCTGGAGGTCGTAAAATCCAAGCTGAAGGAACTAATCGGACAAGAAGAATCGCCGCTCACGATGGCCGTCACAGGCCCAACCGTCATTATGGTCTGCGGCGTGAATGGTTCGGGCAAGACCACAAGCATCGCCAAACTGACGCAGCTTTTCCGCAAGCAAGGCAAGCAGGTGGTGCTCGGCGCAGGAGATACCTTTCGCGCCGCCGCGGTCGAGCAACTTGGCATCTGGGCGGATCGCCTCGGAGCGGAGGTCGTCAAAGGCCCGCCCGGCAGTGACCCGGCGAGCGTAGCGTTTTCCGCCGTCAAGCAGGCGATCGACACCGGGGCCGATGTGTGCATCGTCGATACCGCCGGCCGGCTGCAAACGCAACAGAATCTGATGGCCGAGCTAACCAAGATTCACCGCGTCATCGGCAAGCAAATTCCCGATGCGCCGCACGATGTGCTGCTCGTGCTCGATGCCACCGCTGGCCAAAACGGCATCAGCCAGGCGCGAGGGTTTTCTGATGCCGTAAAATGCACCGGCATCGTGTTGGCCAAGATCGACGGCACGGCCAAGGGAGGCGTCATCGTCCCCATCCGCCAACAATTTGGTCTGCCGGTCAAGTATGTCGGCGTCGGAGAGTCTGCCGACGACCTGGGAGTTTTCAAGCCCGCCGAATTCGTCGATGCGATGTTTGAAGGGCTAGACGACGAAGCGTGA
- a CDS encoding HupE/UreJ family protein translates to MPSEKLRLIVVALAALGCSFAPAIAQAHPGHGISDRWGDFPSGWIHPFTGIDHLLAMVAVGLLAVRMGGRGLWLLPMAFLGSMLLGGAAAFANWSLPGVEAGILTSVLVFGSLLALTRVVPLWLGVALAAMFAMFHGYAHASEMGGESATRFAAGFLLATAALHAAGIAAGMVLAFWRQEKTIRIVGGAIAAAGLVMMISGL, encoded by the coding sequence ATGCCTTCGGAAAAATTGCGGCTGATTGTTGTCGCGCTAGCCGCGCTCGGATGTTCGTTTGCCCCTGCGATAGCGCAGGCACACCCCGGCCATGGCATCTCCGATCGTTGGGGGGATTTTCCATCGGGATGGATACATCCTTTCACTGGTATCGACCATCTCTTGGCGATGGTGGCCGTCGGATTGCTGGCCGTGAGAATGGGCGGGCGGGGCCTGTGGCTGCTGCCGATGGCGTTCTTGGGAAGTATGTTGCTGGGTGGGGCGGCAGCCTTTGCGAACTGGTCGCTGCCGGGCGTTGAGGCAGGCATTCTGACATCGGTATTGGTATTTGGCTCGTTGCTCGCACTGACGCGTGTCGTCCCGCTCTGGCTAGGCGTGGCGCTGGCGGCGATGTTTGCCATGTTCCATGGATATGCGCACGCGTCTGAGATGGGTGGAGAGTCGGCCACACGTTTCGCCGCTGGATTTTTGCTCGCAACCGCAGCGTTGCACGCCGCTGGAATTGCGGCGGGAATGGTGCTCGCATTCTGGCGGCAAGAAAAGACCATCCGGATTGTCGGCGGTGCAATTGCGGCCGCCGGACTGGTGATGATGATCAGCGGGTTGTGA
- a CDS encoding porin, whose translation MKCPHLALAIAIASGLSTAAAVAQTSLNPYSPATYEYGNYDYYSQPATVPTPPAVPPPIAAPPTPPPPVSNGCASSDSCASTPTCSSSSSCEKTEEKKDNCCKKNHCLPLIKCEECCPLKCEDKEICRIFDDCCCLKSHDMTITGWLSGGVVGTDRAPADRFNGPVTFPDRNGEGQLNQAWLALERAVPKDNSGFYLGGRVDYFYGSDYLYTTAAGLDGTPMGNIGRWDNNNALYGSALPQFYVETAFDDLKIKWGHFFTIIGYEVVPAIGNFFYTHTYTMQYGEPFTHTGILASKPLSDEWTFYGGITNGWDTFSADSRANFLGGLTYTQSDWGSLAFAIHTGGESINGPGVGPWANRTIYSIVWSRNWTSRLTYVLESDRGFQNRDPVALPNADWYGVNQYVFYRINCCWTAGWRIAWFRDQDGYRVTGLRPGNSIFGASFPGDFYECTLGLNWKPNGNLIVRPEARWDWYQGPGNQNPAVPVTSPFNAGTAMNQFLYGFDIIYQY comes from the coding sequence ATGAAGTGCCCGCACCTGGCGCTGGCGATCGCGATTGCGAGTGGATTATCTACCGCCGCCGCCGTCGCGCAAACGAGCTTAAACCCATATTCGCCGGCAACGTACGAATACGGCAACTACGATTACTATTCGCAGCCGGCCACCGTTCCGACGCCGCCCGCCGTTCCGCCCCCCATTGCCGCACCACCGACTCCCCCTCCGCCGGTTTCCAATGGTTGCGCAAGCTCCGACTCATGCGCCTCGACGCCCACCTGCAGTTCGAGCAGTTCGTGTGAGAAAACCGAAGAAAAAAAAGACAACTGCTGCAAGAAGAATCATTGTCTGCCATTAATCAAATGCGAGGAATGCTGCCCGCTGAAATGCGAAGATAAAGAGATCTGCCGCATTTTCGACGATTGCTGCTGCCTCAAATCGCACGACATGACGATTACCGGTTGGCTCAGTGGCGGCGTCGTCGGCACCGATCGCGCTCCCGCCGACCGCTTTAATGGCCCGGTTACCTTCCCCGACCGAAATGGCGAAGGCCAGTTGAATCAGGCTTGGCTCGCGTTGGAACGCGCCGTGCCGAAAGACAACTCCGGCTTCTATCTTGGCGGCCGAGTCGATTACTTCTACGGCTCCGACTATCTCTATACCACGGCAGCCGGTCTTGATGGCACCCCGATGGGAAATATCGGGCGATGGGATAATAACAATGCCTTGTATGGCTCGGCCCTGCCGCAATTTTACGTGGAAACGGCCTTCGACGATCTAAAAATCAAGTGGGGTCACTTCTTTACGATCATCGGGTACGAAGTCGTGCCGGCCATCGGCAACTTTTTCTATACGCACACTTACACGATGCAGTACGGCGAGCCATTCACCCACACCGGTATTTTGGCGAGTAAGCCGCTCAGCGACGAGTGGACGTTTTACGGCGGCATCACCAACGGTTGGGATACCTTCAGCGCCGATTCCCGCGCGAACTTCCTCGGTGGCCTAACCTATACGCAGTCCGATTGGGGCAGCCTGGCCTTCGCCATCCACACCGGCGGCGAAAGCATCAACGGCCCCGGCGTTGGCCCGTGGGCGAACCGCACAATCTACAGCATCGTCTGGAGCCGAAATTGGACTAGCCGCCTGACGTATGTTTTGGAAAGCGACCGCGGTTTTCAAAATCGCGATCCGGTCGCCCTGCCGAACGCCGATTGGTACGGCGTCAACCAGTACGTATTCTATAGGATCAACTGCTGTTGGACGGCGGGCTGGCGCATCGCGTGGTTCCGCGACCAAGACGGCTACCGCGTCACCGGCTTGCGTCCCGGCAACTCGATTTTTGGCGCTAGCTTTCCCGGCGATTTCTACGAATGCACGCTTGGTCTAAACTGGAAACCCAACGGCAACCTGATCGTGCGCCCCGAGGCTCGCTGGGATTGGTACCAAGGTCCGGGCAACCAAAATCCCGCGGTGCCCGTCACCAGTCCGTTTAATGCTGGCACGGCGATGAACCAGTTCCTCTATGGCTTCGACATCATCTACCAGTATTAA
- the nusB gene encoding transcription antitermination factor NusB: MAKRSKAREVVLQVLYQDDMNPGVEPIDRDRFLRSRLREDEELVEFARSLIDGVRRNRAELDTLLIKTAENWSLERMAATDRNLLRLGAYEILYTQTPGAVVINEAVELAKRFGTGHSAQFVNGILDKFLEGHEKQA, encoded by the coding sequence ATGGCCAAACGCTCCAAAGCTCGCGAAGTCGTCTTGCAGGTCTTGTACCAGGACGACATGAACCCCGGCGTCGAGCCGATCGACCGCGATCGGTTCTTGCGCTCGCGGTTGCGCGAAGATGAAGAATTGGTGGAGTTCGCTCGCTCGCTGATCGATGGCGTTCGCCGCAACCGTGCCGAACTCGACACGTTGCTCATCAAAACAGCTGAAAATTGGAGCCTAGAGCGAATGGCCGCCACCGATCGCAATTTGTTGCGGCTGGGTGCCTACGAAATACTCTACACTCAAACGCCCGGCGCTGTAGTCATTAACGAAGCGGTCGAACTTGCCAAGCGGTTCGGCACGGGCCATAGCGCACAGTTTGTCAATGGCATTCTCGATAAGTTCCTGGAAGGGCACGAGAAGCAGGCTTAA